In Balneolaceae bacterium, the genomic window TGGCCTATCCAGTCATTCAATGATCTGCCGGGCAGTCATAGTGAAAGCAACTGGTCAAAAGGCTCTACCCTCATTGTTCGTGCTTAGTTATACGTCGAGCTCACCGGCACCCCTCCCATTATGTTTTTTCGGTTGCCATATTGCCTTGCAAAAACATCTTTATGTTAAAGGGTTTTCTGCGTTTGAGCATGTAGTACACGGCAATACCCAAACGTTTGGCTATAATCGAAAGGGCTTTGCTTTTCCCGTGGCGATTGATCAGCCGGTTGTAATAGCGCTGGGCATCGGGGTTCTTTCGCAGAAACAGTACCGCTGCCTCCGAAAACGCCCAGCGCAGATGCGCATTCCCTATTCGTCCGCCGGTAGTCCCATAATTTTTTCCTGCCGAGGACTTTTGTCCCTTTACCAGTCGGGCGTAGGAGCAAAACTCCCCACGGCTGGGAAACCGGCCAATATCATGAATCTCATAGAGCATGGTCAGGGCCAGTACATCTCCCACACCATGAATACTTTGAAGTAGTTGCAGGCTGATCCGATCGTGGCCTTTGGCCAGGGTTAAAATCTGCTTGTCCAGGTTTTTGATAATCGGATCGTAGTGATCAATGAGTTGCAGATCGGTTTCCACAATGAGCTGTACGACCGAATCCGGAAAATGGCCAACAATGTCCTTTTCCCGGCGATGGTGCGGTCGGGAGATGGCCCCCAGCGGCTTCAAGTTATATTGCATAGTTGTGTTCTGGATATGACTGATCAACTCCGCCCGTTTACGCACGAAGTGGTTTCGCCGGCGCATCAGATCCCGGGTGGCTCGCATTTCGGGTGGGTACACATAGGCTAACGGAAAATTACCCCCTCTTATCAGCCGGGCAATCTTCAGCGAGTCAATCCGGTCATTTTTGGTCTTGACTCCGTGAATCGCCTTCATATAAAGAGCATGGCCCAATACAAAATCGATTCCTTCTTGTTCGCATAAATCGGCCAGCCAGTACCAGCAGAAAATGCATTCTACTCCAACAACAAGGTCGTCCCGGAAGGGAGCAATGGCTTGCAGGAACCGTTCCGGATTGCAAGGGATATTTTTGTGATAAACCTTCTTACCGGTATTATCCAGAATGCAGACATACATGGTTCTTGCATGAAGATCAATTCCACAGTAATATGAGTGTTGTTTGTTATAGACTTTCATGGTCATTCCTCCTTGGGTTTGTTATGAGTTTACCAGAACCATAATGTACGGCTCCGGGAGGAGGCCATGAATAATATCAAAGCGCATCAACTGGGGACGCGGACGTGCGGTTTTGGCTTTCCAGAGTTGCTTGTTTTGTAGATGATTAGCCGTTCATTCACTG contains:
- a CDS encoding IS110 family transposase, whose translation is MKVYNKQHSYYCGIDLHARTMYVCILDNTGKKVYHKNIPCNPERFLQAIAPFRDDLVVGVECIFCWYWLADLCEQEGIDFVLGHALYMKAIHGVKTKNDRIDSLKIARLIRGGNFPLAYVYPPEMRATRDLMRRRNHFVRKRAELISHIQNTTMQYNLKPLGAISRPHHRREKDIVGHFPDSVVQLIVETDLQLIDHYDPIIKNLDKQILTLAKGHDRISLQLLQSIHGVGDVLALTMLYEIHDIGRFPSRGEFCSYARLVKGQKSSAGKNYGTTGGRIGNAHLRWAFSEAAVLFLRKNPDAQRYYNRLINRHGKSKALSIIAKRLGIAVYYMLKRRKPFNIKMFLQGNMATEKT